The Halostella limicola genome includes the window CCTTCACGCGGGCGTGGCTGAGGGGGATCTCGACCCGGACGCTCTCGGCGTACACGACGATGCCGAAGATGAGCAGCGTCGTGATGAGCGCGAGGATCTGGCCGGGACCGAGCACCAGCGCGTACAGACCGGGGCCGGCGATCGGCCCGATGCCGATGTTGCCGACCGCGATGTTGTACCACTGCATGAGCAGCCCCTCCGAGCCGAGCAGCCCGCCGATCAGTCGCTGGCTCACGCCGGCGATGATGAACAGGCCGATACCGCTCCCGACGCCCCACTTCGAGATGATCTCGTCCATGAACAGGATGAGGATGCCGCCGACCACGATCTGACCGAAGATGACCCACTGGGTCCCCCCCGGTCCGAGCGTGCTCCCGCCGACGTTGATCGTGCCCGCGGGCAGGAAGTTGCCGGCGAACACCATCGGCGCGGCCGTCAGCACCGTCATCACGACGACGAGCAGCTTTTGGAGGCCCTGATAGAGGACCTGATCGCGCGGGTCGTTCGTGTCCAACCCGAGCAAGTTCGCGCCGCCGAGCAACTGCAGGACGATGCTCGCCGTGACGATCGGACCGATACCGACCTGCAGGACCGACCCCTGCGATCCGGCGAGGATCGAGCGGAACTGCTGGTAGATGTCGCCACCGCCGCCGGTGGCCAGGCCCCAGAGCTGCACGTTCGTCAGGAAAAAGTACAGCACCAGGACGCCGGCAGTCCAGCCGAGTTTACGCTTGAACGGCACGTGCCCTTCCGGTCGCTCGACCGAGGGCATACGCGTCAGGACCGGTTCGGCAGCCTCCTTCCATCCCATGTCTTACTCCTCGTCTTCGTCGCCTTGGGATACGTCTTCTGGTTCGGCTTCTTCCGCCCGGTCGCTGAGCACTGCCTCGCCGCCGGCCTCCTCGATGAGCGCGCGAGCGCTCGCGGAGAACGCGTCGGCGACGACGGTGAGCTGGTTCCGGACCTGTCCGTTGCCGAGCACCTTCACGGCGTCGGCCTCGTACCCGTCCTCCACGATCTCTCGCGCGTCGAGTTCGTAGCCGTCGCCGGTCTCTTCGGCGAGACCGTCGGCGGCGTAGACGACGGCGTCCTCGTCGAGCTTCTGGACGTCGATCTCCAGGATCTCCTCCTGGACCGACTGAGGGCGCTTGAAGCCGTGTTTGCCGAGCGGTTCGTAGTTGTGGAACTCGTGTTTGTCGCGTCCCGCGCGCCCGCGCCCGCCGCGGTGGCCGGCGCCGCGGCGGTTCTTGTGGCTACCGCCGCTGTGGGTGCGAGACCCGCGCTGACGTCGTTTCTTGCTGGTCATTGTTATCGCATCGCGGTGAGGAGATCGTCGATCTCCTCGGTCGTGTGTTTCCCGAGTTGGCCGCCTTCCTTCGTCGGGTGCTTGATACCCTCGTGGCCCTTCCGCGGGGCGTGCAGGCGCAGCGCCGGCGCGAGGCCCTCGTCGCGGAGCTTCGTCTCCTCGTCGATCAGGGCCGTCGCCAGCGACTCGATGTCGTCGTACTCGGTGTTCTCCGAGACCCACTCGTCGTCGACGTCGGCGTCGCCCTCGAGCGGCTCGGCGCGCTTGCGCAGGAGCGTCTCGACGACCTCCTGGCTCGGCTCGCCGTGGGCGACGTAGTCGTTGACCTTCGTG containing:
- the rpmD gene encoding 50S ribosomal protein L30, whose amino-acid sequence is MKAIVQLRGEVDMSGDTQDTLEMLNIHSVNHCALVPETPAYEGMITKVNDYVAHGEPSQEVVETLLRKRAEPLEGDADVDDEWVSENTEYDDIESLATALIDEETKLRDEGLAPALRLHAPRKGHEGIKHPTKEGGQLGKHTTEEIDDLLTAMR
- the secY gene encoding preprotein translocase subunit SecY → MGWKEAAEPVLTRMPSVERPEGHVPFKRKLGWTAGVLVLYFFLTNVQLWGLATGGGGDIYQQFRSILAGSQGSVLQVGIGPIVTASIVLQLLGGANLLGLDTNDPRDQVLYQGLQKLLVVVMTVLTAAPMVFAGNFLPAGTINVGGSTLGPGGTQWVIFGQIVVGGILILFMDEIISKWGVGSGIGLFIIAGVSQRLIGGLLGSEGLLMQWYNIAVGNIGIGPIAGPGLYALVLGPGQILALITTLLIFGIVVYAESVRVEIPLSHARVKGARGRFPVKLIYASVLPMILVRALQANLQFLGRILNSTMSLPGWLGTYSDGRPVGGLFYYMAPIQRPEDWMWWSGTVTQETWQVLIRIGVDLTFMIVGGAIFAIFWVETTDMGPESTAKQIQNSGMQIPGFRQNVGVIEKVMERYIPQVTVIGGALVGLLAVMANMLGTIGGVSGTGLLLTVSITYKLYEEIAEEQLMEMHPMMRQMFG
- a CDS encoding uL15m family ribosomal protein, translated to MTSKKRRQRGSRTHSGGSHKNRRGAGHRGGRGRAGRDKHEFHNYEPLGKHGFKRPQSVQEEILEIDVQKLDEDAVVYAADGLAEETGDGYELDAREIVEDGYEADAVKVLGNGQVRNQLTVVADAFSASARALIEEAGGEAVLSDRAEEAEPEDVSQGDEDEE